The Panicum virgatum strain AP13 chromosome 3N, P.virgatum_v5, whole genome shotgun sequence genome includes the window GTTCCTGAACATGTCTAAGCTGGAGGTGTAAACAAACTGAAACCAAGAAAGCTTTTGCAAAAGTTCTCTAATCTGTGCATATTTTTATGTACTATACTCTTGTAATTATAGAGAGACCATTTGTGGGATCCAGCATAGAAAGGAAATACAACAAGAAAGAATTCCTGGATCCCAGAATAGAACTCAATTTCTAGTACAAATGACCAATCAACAAATGCATGTTTCTGTTGGATTAGCAATGCTCTCTATTAGTAAGGACAAATGGACGAGGATAAAGGTGTCAGAAGTGATTCAAAATACTATAATCCCTCCTAGATACCAGCTAATGAGATGCTTGGAAAGTGACCCTCTTGACATCAAAAGCAGTCCCTTTATGTTTGTTATGTTGGCCATACAATGCAAAACCAAACCTGCTACAAACACTGAAATAGATATTCAAGCGCATAGCATGACTTTTAATAATAATATGACATGAATACATTTGGCTCCTGCTCACTACCTGATTATCTTCTTTGGCATCACACAGCCCTATACATTCACAAATTTAAATTATCATCAGAGGAGCAGCATCATTGAGTGCCTTTGATCATCAGCACATATGACGCTGAAGTTAGTTTCCAGCTAAGAATGGCATTGAATAATTATTTGTATTATTAATTgcaaatttaaatatttttattgaTGTACACAACTTTCTAAGGCTTATAAATACGGCTAATTCTCTTCTTCTGCTCATCACACAATATGCATCCTTTCATTAACATATGTATCGTTCTTCTTTGCATCATATCTAGCTTCTTCAATTCCCAGGCAACAGATACCAGACCCCAGACCCCGAACAGCCTTGTCCTTGGCCTTAGCCATGTCAGGTCTCTGTATACTCCATCCATGACACTACTGAACTCCACAAACTATGACTTCTTGGACATCATAGAACCAGTAACTGCATACACAGATGGCTACTTGCTGTCCCTGAACCTTGGCACACCCCTACAGGTCTTCCAAGTGTACCTGGACACAGGGAGTGACCTCACCTGGGTCCCCTGTGGCACAACCAGCTACCAGTGTATGGAGTGTGGCAATGACCACAGCTCCTCCAAGCCATCTCCGATGTTCTTGCCGTCTCAATCCTCTTCGAACACGATGGACCTCTGCGGGAGCCACTTCTGCGTCGACGTCCACAGCTCCGACAACAGGTTTGATCCGTGCGCAGCAGCTGGGTGCGACATCGCTGCCTTCACCGGTGGTCTGTGCCCAAGACCTTGCCCTCCCTTCTCCTACACCTACGGTGGCGGAGCACTGGTTCTGGGCTACCTTGCAAGGGACTCTATCACACTCCATGGAAGCATACACGGCATTGATCCTCTGTCTCCCGTGGAGTTCCCGGGCTTCAGCTTCGGCTGTGTGGGCAGCTCCATCAGGGAGCCGATCGGCATCGCCGGGTTCGGCAAGGGCACGCTGTCCCTGCCCTCCCAGCTAGGCTTCCTGGGCAAGGGCTTCTCCCATTGCTTCCTCGGCTTCCGGTTCGCGAGGAACCCCAACGTCACCAGCCCCCTGGTGATGGGCGACCTCGcgctgccggcggcgacggaCGGCTTCCTCTTCACCCCGATGCTGAGGAGCGTCACCTACCCAAACTTCTACTACATCGGCCTGGAGGGTGTCAGCCTGCTAGGAGATGGCGGCTctgccgcggccgccatggccgccgctccCCCGAGCTTGAGCGGCGTCGACCCCGAAGGCAACGGCGGGGTGCTCGTCGACACCGGGACGACGTACACGCACCTCCCGGACCCGTTCTACGCGTCGCTCCTGTCGTCCCTCGGCACGGCCGCGCCGTACGAGCGGTCGCGCGACCTGGAGGCGCGCACGGGGTTCGACCTCTGCTTCAGGGTCCCCTGCGCGCGGGCGCCGTGCACGGCGGAGGACCGGCTGCCGGCGATCACCCtccacctcggcggcggcgccaggctcACGCTGCCCAAGCTGAGCAGCTACTACCCGGTGACCGCGGTGAGGGACTCCGTGGTGGTCAAGTGCCTGCTGTTCCAGAggatggacggcggcggcggcggcgggccgggagCGGTGCTCGGGAGCTTCCAGATGCAGAACGTGGAGGTCGTGTACGATCTGGTGACCGGGCGGGTCGGGTTCCTGCCGAGGGACTGCGCCCTCCGCGCCTAGTGGTGTTGCCCACCAGTCTGCATGGTTCGTGCTGGTGCTCGTCAATTTTTTGACATCTTTTGAGTGCACGATAGAAAGGTGTGTGTTGCAGGTGTGGTACGTGTtttgttctgaaaaaaaaatagagccGTACGATACGCGTGCAAAGGCTGAAGGGGGCCGTACTGAGTCGCTAGCAGAAAAGTGCGTCAAGTTGGGATTTGGGAGCTGGCGTGGAATGGAAATATTGGGTGCCTTTCTATTCAGATGCAAATTAAAGGCACTTTGTGCAATTGAGCTATGGTGGTAAAGCTCGTCCGCGCTTTTCTGATCAAGTGTCTGATCATCATGTTAAGGTACTACTGATAGTGTATAATGTATTCCTACTTTACAAAGTGTAAGGAAATGCCAACGACATAGCCTAGTTTAGACAGACAATAACCATTAAAATTTGAGGTATCCCAACCAAGTCGTTGTAGTATAGTGGTGAGTATTCCCGCCTGTCACGCGGGTGACCCGGgttcgatccccggcaacggcgaaACTTTTTCGTGTAGTCTACACTACGGCGGCGAAACTTTTTTGTGTAGTCTACACTACGGCGGCATACACGGGCGTCTGGCCAGGCGGATGCAATGGAACGGCTTCACAGCAACTCCGCAGGCCCTCCGCAGGCGTGCAATTTAACGGGAAGACAAGCTTTCTTATTACCTATTTCTTCCATCCCTAATTTTTTTGCTGGTTCAACATTTTATCTAAGAACCGCCCATGCTATTCATTACAAACTGGAACTGAATTACGATAGTTTTGTATGATTATATACACCCAAATGAGAACCGCTTCTTTCGAGGGCTCGTAGATCATTTCCTGAGTTTGAGCCTTCAATTTTCCTGTGGAATGCTATTTGCAGTAATGCAGTATTGCTAGTTTCATAGTGGAGGGTACCAATAGTTCCTGAGAAAACCATCCGGTCATTTCCAGAATAAATGAAACGAGATGTGGATTACTTGTTGTGGAAGATCCATTCGTTATTGCTTAACATCATTCGATATTAATGTCGCATTGTGCTCGACTTACAAACCAATTAAGCCAATTACTCCTGCTTTTTTATGTGGACCAGGCCAAGCTCACTTGAACTCGCTCGTTAGTCTGGACAAGCTGAGCGAGCTAACTTGGTACAGCCATCTGTACATGTGTTCTTGAATCTTGATGATTGTTTTTGTAAAGGAAATGTTTTCTTGGAAGGGGAAATTCTTGATGAGACTGTCCCCGCTTCAATTGCTTCGCTCTCCACCGCTGGTTGTGTCCCAAGGATGGCACTGGGAATGCGGTAGCAGGAAAGGATGCATCATCTACACAGTGGACTCTCGAGTTTGCCGAGTTTGCCGTATTCATCGTTTCATGCCCCGACCTGCAAAAGCTACTTGCTGATAGCGAGAATTCGTCGTATCGTTTTCAAATCTAACAATACGAAAACAGACGTCAAGGTCGTTGTAGACTTGTAGTATAGCGGTGAGTATTCCCGCCTGTCAGGCGGGCGACCCGGGTTCGATCCAACACCACCTGAACGGGGGTGGTGGTCGATGCTTCCTATATATCCGCGTCCTTCCACCAAGCCTTGATGATGTTCTTTCTAGACTGTATATTCGTCGTCGTCCGATTGTTATGGCTAGCTGTACGTGTACGAGCTATCTGTCGTCGTTGGGTTCAGTGATATGAGATGCTGCCACTTGTCAAAATGGCAAAATGCGTTATGCTTATGGGTGTTCATCGATGACTTACCCTAGCTAGGTCAAGCACCCATCATTCTGACTGGAGCAACCGGTCCTGCTGGTTTGTTCTGCAGCTTCCACGCCGTGGCCGCACCTTTACCCAAGGCGACACTGTCCTCACCAGGCTTTGGCTGGCTCCGTTCCCCTGTTCGTGCTACTCCACACGAATTTTGCGCTCCCTATCATCGACACGGTCCTTTTCATGTTTGGTTGAAAAGGAGGTGAGGACGTTATTGGTTTTTACTTTTTACACTTACATGCCGTGTACGTACAACCATGTCTACAGGTTCTGATCGAACGTCGAGACTGCTCAGAAAATACGTGAATAGTTTGTGTGGGATTTTTGTGGTGATTAGATAATTCAAGCTCGCACGAGGTGGTAACGGACCATGACCCTAATGCTCTCTTCACAATCCTATTTGGCTTttaattttttagctcaaaattgaatAAAATTAGAGCCCGATTTTTTTAGAATCCGGCTCTTTGATTATCTAGACAAAAAAATaaagccctttaccacccctatgcATGAGCAGCACATCCATTTGATAAGACATACGTAGGTTGAACTGTGCGAAATTATTCTACCCATACACAAATAcactaatatatataaaaaaacagCTCCGCTACAGAATTAGCAAGTGTTTCCTGCCCTAACACCGTTTACTGCACAATTAACAAGAAAGTTGGTATACTATAGTAGTCAGTGTACTGCACAATCAACAAGCAAGTCGTTGTAGTATAGTGGTGAGTATTCCCGCCTGTCACGCGGGTGACCCGGGTTCGATCCCCGGCAGCGGcggtctttttcttttttacatttACTAAATTACCAATGCCTTTTTTTAAATCTGAGTGTCTATTTGGTGACTTTGTTACACTTTTGAACGGTCACACACGCTACAATGCCACCTAAAAGCCACTGTACTCTTCCAAATCCAAAATATTGAACGCAGGTTCTACTCAGGTGTCATGTACGGCAAAAGTTTCAGCTTCGGCGTTGGGAAACGTATAGTGGACAAAGTTCAAGAAATCACGGTAGAGTCCAATTCACAAATTATACACCTTTGGAGACATTACTTGTAGATCACGAGTCAAGCGTCACAGTTCTGCCATTAATGCATCTCCGTCCAAAGCAATTAGCAGACACCTTGTAGGCTGGCTAGCTCATACTTTTCTCCTATGCCACTTAGACAAGTGCAAGCAGAGACTTATCTCACTTTCCTATGTGACGCCAATTATATTCTATGTGAATCAGGCAGCTAATCTGGTATGGCTATCTAGATTTGTCGTTTGTGTAAAGTTCGAATACAATGGTGAAAAAAATGATCGCCCGAACTGATCATCCCAGTTGCCCCAGCCTGGATAAACAAGCACGGGACAGATCCAAGTTCAGCCAAAGCTTGTGTACCACAGATCACACTCCATGGATGTTGATCTTCGCTTCAACAACACTTCTGAGCCTTTGCCCGCGATCCATTCTTCCTCATTGTCCAGAATGCTGCACGGTATCGATTCTGCAACTCAATTGACGTACAAATAAGATTTTGGTTATCGTACAAATAAGAGGTGCACAGACATTCACAATAAATCGGCAGGGACTGGAATGTCAGACGGCAATCAACAGAATTCAGCATAGCTATAACCCCAACTTTTCAGAACTAGAGCCTTCAAAAGTTAGATTAACCTACATACACCTAATCATGTAAATATAACAATACTTCAGTCATTAAAACTTACCCAGCCCAGCAGCTATTATGTGAAATGAGGTTAAAATCAATGCACGAAAGTATGAAATCATAGAATGCGCCTCACAAATTAAAAAACACTAGCTATTTGGAGATACTGAATTGGAAAAAATATCAACTTAAAGATTCGAAGGTTACCTGCATCATTGCTCTCATATTTGCAGTGTAAgtagtttctatcattttttcCACCTGCAAATCAATATCAAAGTAACCCCCGAGAACACTAACAGTTTTTCATAATCAATCAAATATAAATTTAATGCATAAACCCTCACCTCCATCACGAATCCATAATGATAGGCAACCTTTTTCACATCTTCCAAACTTAGTTCGATAGACATATCCTGAGTTCAAGGAGATAAATCAGGCAACTTCAAAGAAAAGATACAGCTTACATTGTGCATAATGGAAATTAATTAATTACATCATCTGGCCCATATGAATCAGCAAAGTGGTATAGAAGAGGACCCACGTTTATCCAGACCTGTTGGTTGAAATTAACACAAAGAATAAATATGAGTGGAAGAACAGCTTTAACAATGATAAGTTTACAAAAATCGCTGAACTGTGAACTCTGCAATATTGGTTTACAAAAGGTAAATAGTTCGTGATGATTCATAGAGCGGAAGAACTCACCCCACCATCCTTCAGAACTTTTGATATGATCTCAATATATTCAACAATATTGTGTGCCGTATCCAGGAAGAAACAAGTTACAACAGCATCCCATGCAGCTGGAACAACAGATAGTATTGCAAAGAATGTTCAAATTGCATTGCTCCATCATACAGATTCAAAACATAAAATTGAGAAATAAAGGAAAAaacattgaacttcagcctggaaTCAGGGTTGTAAGGCTGTAGCAAATGGTACTACATTAAGATCAAAGGAAACATAAAACTGAGAAATAAAGGCAAAaacattgaacttcagcctggaaTCAGGGTTGTAAGGCTGTAGCAAATGGTACTACATAAAGATCAAAGGAAACACAGAGCTATGCTGATTGTGAAACACACCCCTATATTTAAAAGAATGTTAGATTACTTAAAAGTatgttaaaattaaaaaaaacattttgaACTCATGCTGTCTACTATCTATATTCATAAAGAATGTAAGTATCATTGAGTCATCTCACATTCTTGGCTTTCCTCACTGTAGACCTCTACAAAATCCCCAGCACACATTGAAAATCCCTCCGTGATACCTGCACTGTTGATAGAAAAGAGGACTCAGACATACATAAGCTGAGTATCAAcgcaaataaaagaaaaaaagaaaatcaatATATCTCTTTTCTGCAAGACATATGGGCAACAATGCAAGCAAATACTCAGTTTTTACCTACATTATTTATAATGCCAAATGACTGAAACATGCCCAAGCGTTAAACCCGAACTCTATATAAAATGAAGTTCAGATTAGACATCCAAAATGTGAAAGCACATTTGACTACTAAATACAAATATTTCAACATCCAAAGGTCATATTTTTGTAGGGAAAGTAGGAAGTACGTCATACTGCAAAGGTACAGTAGCTACGCTGATATGATACACATGGGATAATAGGTACCTTGAGGGATGAATATCTGGAAATGAAACAGGCCGAAGTTGATCATTGTCTGAAAGAGAATTGCAGTTACTGTGTATCCAAGGATATATAGTCCATTCATTAGCCTCTTGGGTGCTGGTAAGAATAGAAATAGCATTAGCATTATAAAGTATGAATAGTAAATAGCTGGTTGTAGCTTATATTTAATAGATTGTCATACTGGTTCAGGATGAAACTTGAACAAATCAGCATGTAATATGAGAACTCATTCCCCTGGCTTACAAAACCTGTTCAAGGTTTAAAAAAAAGTACAACATCAAGAAATATCTCAACAGTCCCCCAAGAACTTCAGCTAATTTTATTATCTAGAGTTTTATTGCAGTACCCAGAGAAGATATCTCCAGAGCCAATCTCCCAAGCCCAGCACCAGGGACTAGACATGAAGGAGGCCTATGAAGTTCGACAAATATAAATATCAACAAAGAGTAACAGTGAATACCAAAGTATCTTCTGTTTATTTCCTAGGTTGAGATGCTTGCAATGATCATCCCTAGCTAGCAAAAGGTATAAGTATAGGTGATAATGATATGCTACATAATTAAAAACATACGAAGGCAATCTGTGAGGAGAATTTTGCTAAATTTTTGTTCATATAATGCTTAGATTAAGTGGACAATTTGAAAAAAACAAAGTTACAACCTCACAGAGTTGTGGGCCATGATTGAAGGTAAAAACAGCTTTTTTGTCATTACTGATAACAAACTAGCACACCTAGAACAGCAACATTTACAGACATGGATGCACAATCCATGCAAGCACAGTTGTGAGCAAAGATTAAAAAGAAATTAATGTCACAAAAATATGTCATTGTTAGTTTTCACTGCTGAAAGATCAGGGAACCTCATTATTGAAGCGACAAGGGGAAGGTTTACCTCTGATTGCTACGGTTCGGAAAAAGATGATTAAGCTCCTCGAGAATGGGCTTGTAGCACTCATCACGTTCCTTCTGACcctggaaaatataaataaaaaaacagcaGTATTTTCAATAGTGTATCAGTGTACTGGAAAAGAACTCTGCTTCAACCTATTTACAGTAGAACAGAAAATTACCTCCTCAGCCCAATCTCTCACGATATTTCTTACAATGCATCTTACCTGCATGAAACATAACAAGATGACTAATAGAAGCAGCAAACAATAGAGAATGTCCAAGACAACAAGCAAACTGGTGAGTAATTGCATATATGGGGAAACCATCAAGTTCGCACACAAATGCACAcagaaatcagaaaaatacagaAGTTTCAGCAGTTAAATTTCATGGGCATAAACTGGAAATCATTTCAAATGAAAAGCAGCAATGTTGCATACTTCTTTGGTTGTCAACTAATATACCCTTGGCTAACTTCCACTTATACAATTGTATCATCACTCTATCTGAAAAATGGATTGAATCAGAACACTTACCTTGTCAACATCGATTGGAGGAACATTCAACTTGAACAATGAATCTGTGCAATGTTGTGGTGTTACCTAAAAAAATGAAACAGGAATTCATATCCCATAGATATTAGAACAAATTATCTGTGGGCAGAAGATACCACAAGGATTTAGAAGAGTCACTGAATCAATGCATGATGCACAGAAAAAGGTCAGTGCTCATCTGCTCGATAGGGTCAAAAATAGTTTGCAAAATGATGTGCAGTATCCTGTCTTAAAATGTTTGGAAATTTGATTCTGTGCAGGTATCTTGGCACAATTGATTAATTATGGCAATTTGAAATCTACACGCGTGTACACAATTTCAGTTGTACATGGAATATTTCCCATTTAGAAAGCACGCTATAACCTTGAGATTCATGATAATGAAATACAAATATGATAGCATAATAATATCCCGCATTATGCAATTGAGAACTATCAACAGCTTACATCATGCAAGCAGAGCTTACATTATCAACAGCAGAAGATGAAGAGACATCTTTATCTTGACAATAAGCAGCTGTGCTTGCATCTGCATCACCGTTACATGATACATTTACACCTTGGGATGTTCCCAAGTTGCTGCCAACAGGCTGGGAACAGCCTGCCATGTGCTCTTCCCCGTCCTGTTAGATATTTATAGAGTAAAAAACATGAGAGCTCCTCAAACTTGTCTCGAGATGTCAtctaggtccctaaactctcaaaatgcatttttagttCCCTAAACTTGTCCGGAGATGTCATTCggatccctaaactctcaagatgCATCTTCAGATCCCCAACTTGTCTCAATGTGTCATttcggtccctaaactctcaaggtGAATTTTCATATCCCTCAAAATGAACTTTtattaaactttttttttctcgaacatgcaggagagctgtgtatctttgtattaagagagaAAGAGTAGTCTAATTACAAAGAGACGCTCCATACCTTGGACAAGAGCAAGGAGCGCACAACCTAAAAATAACTTAATTTACAGAAAAACCTAAGGGCAGGACCAGACCGACAGAACCACCCAACTCCTTAGCCATGGACCACCCCTAACTCGAGGTAGAGGATAGACAACCCTTTGGCCCCGGCGAACTGCCAAGCGTGCGCTTCATACTTAAAAGCCTGCACAGCCTGCTGTAAGTTGGGTGTCAACCCATCAAACACACAAGCAATATGCTTCCAAATGATCCAAGCCCCAAGGATACAGAAGGAATTGAAGCCTCTCCTAAGATGTTTCTGCAGTTTCCTCTCGGCCTTCTTCCACCAAACAGCAAAAGAGGATCTCCTGGTGGGTGTTAGTCTAGCCAAATCAAGCTGCTGCAGGATGGCGCACCAAAATTGCCTTGCAAAAACACAGGACATGAGGATGTGTTGGATTGTTTCCTCCTCCTGGTCACAGAGCACGCACCACTCAGGATGTTGCAATCCTCTTTTTAGTAAACGATCTACTGTCCAGCAGCGATTCCGAATAGCTAGCCAAACAAATGTCTTACACTTCCCTGGTGCCCATGACTTCCAAAGCCTCTTCCATGGTTCAAAAGTGATAGAACCCACAAAATAACTTCTATAAGCTGATTGCGTAGAGAAAGAACCTGAGGCCTCGGGTTTCCAACGATGTACGTCTTTAAACTATTTTTTCAGCCGGTTCATTTAGAAATCTTACCCTAAGAccattttaattttgaattagCTGCTTATTAATCATACATCATGGGTTAATCTAGATCATTTGATATCAACGGTAGACATCAATGCTAATCTTGAATATTTCCTACTAACTATATATATTTTGTGTGCGCTTTGTATAAATTTAGTAAGATAATTTATTCCCATTCTTAATAAAAATCAAAATAgcaattttattaaatttaaagtAGCAAAAGAGTTTTTCATTAACTTAAATAGCACAACAACAtttatattaaattaaaaaatagcATCTTGAGAGTTTAAGGACCTGCATGACACCGCGggacaagtttatggacctaaaaatgAATTTTGAGAGATTAGGGACCTATGTGTGACACCTTGAAACAAGTTCAGAGatctgaaaatgcattttaagAGTTTGGGGACCTAGATGACAAACCAAAACAAGGTTAGGGATTGCTGGTGTACTTTAAtcatatttatatatttaatcAATCAAATTCTACATGCAACACAAGCAACAGCGATCACCAGTGAAATTATCTTAAAGTGAATTGTGCCCGAAAGCACCCATCTACATATAAAAGAAGAATTCAGATTGGTCGTGCCTTTTTATTTTCAATTTCTCTTGAAGATTCATGAGTCTTGGCATCTTCTTTGGGGTTATCATGCTGCCCATCCAATTGCGAATTGCTTCTGGAGATAGACATTGTCGAGTAATCACCCCTCCCACTGGAATGAATGCAATCCACATGACTGTGGTCATGCATGTTTGATGGATGGTCATGACCATCGGCATTTACATACTGACTCATGTCAAAAGGAGGTTCAAATGCCTGcaatttttcatttttaataATGCCATCATGTGCATTGCAATTTTCAACAAACATGTGAATTGCAGATATCACCAGATAAACAGTCTCAAAAGATCATACCTCAAGCATGTTCATGATAAAAGCTGCATTCATGGATATACACCTGTCAAGCAATGAAGTGTCAAATAAATGCAGCAAATCTATCAGCAGTAAGCATAAAGGCCTTTTTACATACATGATTACAAGTTGTACAGCAGTATCAAACCAAAGACAAGTTAATCAACAAAAACTGGAGAACTATTCTGAAGCAGCATTGGCTCAAATGTTTCAATGAAGAGCCCCGTGAAGATAGAGCATGTTGAAAAATCTCATATGCAAAGCAGGGGAACTATTTATCAGTACTATATAAGTACAAGCATGAAGCACAAAATGTTACCATCTGAGTCTTTGGTACTTCAGACCAAGGTGGAAAAGAAGTTCCTACACAGAAATGGCATAAGTGAGAGAGAGCAAAGAGAAAAGgttaaaagaaggaaaacatgTGATGATTATACAAAATAAACCTTGTGCGCAGGAGGAAGCATTTTGAATGATCTCTCGTATCTCTTGACATCCCTTTCTGCTGCATCTTGATAGCTATTACAACCATAAAAACAAATGTTTTAAACTTTGATCATGGTAAAAGGGTAGGGCTACAATTCTCTTATCGAGCAGAAACTGATGTTGCATAGGTAAAAATTCTAACCGGGCCAACAGCTGACAAAAACTAAACATGTCTTACAATCCTGCATTCAACATTTTAAGGATGGTAGATTGATCAATTACATCCAAAATGTTTACATCATTGAGTATTAAAAATATCAGACTGCCATCAAATGCACCCTCTAATGGCCTCAATCAACAACCAAAAAAAACAGCATAGTGCTAGGAAACACCAACATCACTTAGGTGTATCTGAATCTTTTCTCCCTAATAAGATGAGGATAACAAGTCAATGAAAACCAACAGAAACGTCACTTGGTCTAACACAATACGCAGGGAAGCATATCTCTCTATTCACGAGCACTGATTCACTATTCACGCAAGTACCGCCATGCGCAGGGAAGCATATCTCTCTATCCATGAGCCGTGAGACTTGGTTGCACTCGAGAACTCCCAAACAGCGTAGTCGGTAGTCCCTTATTCtccagtgtgtgtgtgtgtgggtgcgCTCCCCCTCCTGTTGGTTCCCGACCACCATTCAATCAACTTCGGCTAGCATCTCACTCTCTAGAACCGGCGAGCTCGCACGAACCCTACAACTCGAAACAATCAAAACACACTACGCTCCACTCCGAAGTCCAAACTCCAGGTCATCCCATCGGCCCACGACTCGGACCGGCACGCGGGACCGCTTCTAGCACCGAGCACCGCTGCTTATGCACTTCCAATCAACCGCGGCGATGGTGACACCGTGGGGAATGAACGGGGGCGATTCGTACGGGCCAGTCGAAGAGGGGGAGCGGGGCGGGGATGGGGTCCGGGGGGTGCGCATACTTAGCGTAGGCGGCGATGATGCGGCGGAG containing:
- the LOC120664959 gene encoding probable aspartyl protease At4g16563, producing the protein MHPFINICIVLLCIISSFFNSQATDTRPQTPNSLVLGLSHVRSLYTPSMTLLNSTNYDFLDIIEPVTAYTDGYLLSLNLGTPLQVFQVYLDTGSDLTWVPCGTTSYQCMECGNDHSSSKPSPMFLPSQSSSNTMDLCGSHFCVDVHSSDNRFDPCAAAGCDIAAFTGGLCPRPCPPFSYTYGGGALVLGYLARDSITLHGSIHGIDPLSPVEFPGFSFGCVGSSIREPIGIAGFGKGTLSLPSQLGFLGKGFSHCFLGFRFARNPNVTSPLVMGDLALPAATDGFLFTPMLRSVTYPNFYYIGLEGVSLLGDGGSAAAAMAAAPPSLSGVDPEGNGGVLVDTGTTYTHLPDPFYASLLSSLGTAAPYERSRDLEARTGFDLCFRVPCARAPCTAEDRLPAITLHLGGGARLTLPKLSSYYPVTAVRDSVVVKCLLFQRMDGGGGGGPGAVLGSFQMQNVEVVYDLVTGRVGFLPRDCALRA
- the LOC120664961 gene encoding carnosine N-methyltransferase-like, with protein sequence MSERRYTEQEEALEIKSLRRIIAAYANYQDAAERDVKRYERSFKMLPPAHKELLFHLGLKYQRLRWCISMNAAFIMNMLEAFEPPFDMSQYVNADGHDHPSNMHDHSHVDCIHSSGRGDYSTMSISRSNSQLDGQHDNPKEDAKTHESSREIENKKDGEEHMAGCSQPVGSNLGTSQGVNVSCNGDADASTAAYCQDKDVSSSSAVDNVTPQHCTDSLFKLNVPPIDVDKVRCIVRNIVRDWAEEGQKERDECYKPILEELNHLFPNRSNQRPPSCLVPGAGLGRLALEISSLGFVSQGNEFSYYMLICSSFILNHTQEANEWTIYPWIHSNCNSLSDNDQLRPVSFPDIHPSSAGITEGFSMCAGDFVEVYSEESQESAWDAVVTCFFLDTAHNIVEYIEIISKVLKDGGVWINVGPLLYHFADSYGPDDDMSIELSLEDVKKVAYHYGFVMEVEKMIETTYTANMRAMMQNRYRAAFWTMRKNGSRAKAQKCC